Genomic segment of Panicum virgatum strain AP13 chromosome 9N, P.virgatum_v5, whole genome shotgun sequence:
AATGCAGCATTAGTTCCAAGTTGTGGTAACATCAACAGTTCAGTAGATGGAAACTGACTGACAGAGAATGCTACTCGCATTATACTAGTATCAGCTGCTCTTTTGATTCCATAATGATTAATTGGTGAGCATCTACCCCAAATTGCACATATTTCTTAAAAACACCTATGACTATATTGTCGAGGAATAAATGCATCGCTCATAACATAGAAGTTTATAATAAGTACAACAGCTACTTACATGCATGATTTACTAGCATATTGATGTCAGAATTTTGGGTCAGGTTATAGCTACTTATGCTCATAAAATCCACTCCTTATTTTTCACTAACTTTTTTCTTTGAAAGATACATTTCCATCCTTACAAACAGGGGTGAAGCCACGTTAAAAATAACCCTAGTGCACACTCTAATATTTATAAGAAAGCTAGAACattttaaataattaaaattgaGTCATCTCCAAGTAAATTTTTGTTGTACCATGGTAAGTGAACGTAGCTTCGCTCCTTGCTTACAAAGGACCTTCTAAAAAAAGTTGTATGTAGGGGCAGTTGGGTACAGCAGCAGTGTTAAAGCTATATCTAGATCCAGTAAttcttttttgtgtgtgtgaaaAAGACCAAATTATACCTTCAAGTATCATAAAAACTACACACCACAATTGTGAAACAGACATACCAACACCAGCAGCAATAAAAACTGGTGCCAGGAATCAATCAACAGTAGCTTTTCTATGACCCTAAAAAATAAGCAGCAGGACATACCTCATTACTGGCAGCATCATCCATAGGTCATTTGGACTTAAGCTGATCATCTGCAAGGTGCTCTCTCCATCAGAATGTATTTTAAGCAACGTGATATGAAAAGTTCTGGACATTTTAACTTACGTAAAGCAGGATACCCCGATGCCACATCTTGAGTCACTTTGCTCTCATGATCACCAGCTCCAGCAATAGCATTATGCTTCGCATCATAATGGCTACCAGATGGCATCTGCTCTGAAGACAGGTCTCTTGTGAAAGCAGACTTTTTATAAGGGCAACTGGATGTTAGCCTCTTCGACGACAATGGAGACTTCTTGTCAAAATAGCTACCAGAAGATAAGTGCTTTGAGGATGAACTCCCCACGCCGGGAGACAATTTATCTGAAGGGTTATCCAATGAGAGGCGTCCAGCAGAAGAAGCCATTGCAGGTATAGATTCTCTCGTTCTCAATTTTTCAGTGGAGGATCTGCATGCTGACTGGATTATTTCATTGCTGCAAGGAACTTCAATCTCGGCGTTCTTCAGTACATCAAAGTTTGCTTCATCTAATTTGTCCTCAATCACAGCCTCAGAGTCATCAAACTCAAAACTCCCATTCAGTTTACTCTGAAAGCTTGTTTGGCCCATGATATCTTCATCATGCTTGTCAACAAAGATAGCACCCGCATTTGCAAGATCGTCACCAGGCTCAAACTCCAGGCACTCATCTACTTTAAGTGTGACCGTGTCAATGTTTTTGCCTACTGCATTGATTGCTATAGGTGTATTCATCTTCTCACAACCATCAGTATCGAACTTCGGTTGgtttactggcctaccatgggCAGTGAGAAGCTCATCAAATAAAGGGGTTGAAGTGCCAGCATTTTCATGGCGCACAGTGTAACTTCTGAGCTCACTTTGGATCCTGTGAATTGGCTGTCCACAAAAAAATCAGCTTATTATTCAAAGGAGCAGTATTGACATCAGGATTAGCACTTATCCACAGGTTTCAAGCTTCTATCAACTGGCTATACAAACGGaaaacaataaaaataaaatgttACAGCCGAAAAGTGGTAGTGTTTAACATGCATATGCAACGATCTCTCAGAATTGCACGTAGAATTGGAATCACATAGTTTATCTCTCACCTGAGCTTGGCACTCAAATGCAAGGCGAAAGAATGCCGCAGCAACCCAGTGTTTCCCAGCAGACTCGGCCAGATGGATCTGGGCTAGCCAGTATGTCGCCGACTCAAGCTGATCAAGCGTGCAAATGCTGCAATTCTGCGCGCTAAAGAAAGGCGTCTCTGCAGCTAACTCCTTTGCTGGCTTCTCTCCGGCTCTCATAGCCACCATTGGCGTATGCCCAACAGTGTCGTCAGCATAAGCTTTCGTCTTCTCTCCACTGGGGGCCGCCGCCCCCACAGCAGCCTCCTGAAAGCTCACTCGCTGGCTTCTCTTTGTGGTCTTCGCCTCCCGATCCGCACCCGGGGCGAGTTTTTTCAGGGGCTTTGCTGCAAGTCTGGAAGTCCTCGTCGCCCTGATCGGATTCGACGGCGACAGCTTCGAAGGCTTCTGTATTGCTGCAGGCGAAAGCTTAGaaggcctctgaattgctggtgGCGACATCTTAGAAGGCTTCTTCAGCGGCGGAAGTGGCTTCTCGACCAGGGTGTTGCTGCTCCTGGCGGTGCCAAAACCGCGCCGTGGCGGCCTAGAAAAAACACCCAACCTAATCTCAGCAACTAAACAAACCGGAGAGCACACGACAACTAAATAGAATGCCAACGAATCCTTACCGTGGTTGTGGGGCGGCGTCGGCGTTGCCCGTCGGCGACCTCTTGGCCATCCTCGCCGCGCGCGTCGTGGCAATGGACTTGGgcttgggcgccgccgccttcaacgacgggggcgcgggcgcggcaacCGGCCGGCGCTTCCCTGCGCGTCTCGCGAAGTTATTCACCACGAATTGAACAGAGGTAGGGACTGACGCCGGAGAGAGACCTGCTGCAGCTTACCTGGGAGGAGGGGCTGGGGATCCATGGCCCCTGGACTCTAGCGTGGTTGGAGCGATCGAGGGAGGAGGGGCTGATGAAACAGTGGCGTCGCGGTCCTCGCGGAGACGTGGGGATGGACTTGGGAAAGTGGGGGAGATGGGGAATTGCCGTTGGGGTCTTGGGGACATCGGGTCGgtggatttgaaattttttgaaccGCCCGCTCCGAggatgggagggagggagggtcaGAGGGACGAGGAGTCCACAAGGGAGCGCGTTGTCAAAATCTGTATCTGACTAGAAACCACAGCGCGGCCTTGCCGCGCGAACGTTGGAGGGAGCCAGTGTTTAACTGGCGCTGCACTAAGGAGTATATTTGTATCGTGTCTTTATAGTTTAGCAGCATATACACATTATTTCATCACTTCAAATAATTCCGTTGTGCTTGCTATGATTCCTGCTGAGAAGAGAAGTGTTTGTGTGGCGTACATGAGAGGAAGGCCAGCGAGGGATGCAACCATTTGATATGGTATAGTAGCGTTGCTTTCTCTTTGGAGCTATTTTGTAGACTATACTTTTATTGTGCCTTGCGGCTGATGTGCAATGgatcatataaatatatttccaAATGTATTGCAAAAGTACTTTTAATTTGGAAGTGCTGTCAATTAAAAACTACATATTTAGAATTGTTGAGCAACTTAAGTTTGTAATGTTTTTTAAATCTGAAGACGGTTTAGTGTTCGTATCGTACGTTTAATGGATGTTCTATGAAAAAAATTTCGAAACGTATTGCAAAAGTACTTTTAATTTGAAAGTCTTCTCAATTAAAAAAATTGATATTTATAAATGTTGAGCAACCTAAGTTTGTAATGTTTATTAAATCTGAAGACGGTACGGTGTTCTATGTACGTTTAATGGGTCTTATATAGAAAAATTGATATAACATGCTGGGGTTATATTTTAGGAAACTACgaggtttgttttgaaaaagtAAATGTGAGAGAGGGATATAGCGTTAGTTATTTTTGATAAAGGTCAGGGGGCTTTCCAAAAATTACCGGAGAGAAGGATATGAAAAATGACCGGAGTTTGCACTATCTCGGCTATCCGCTCAGGCGATCCAACAGCTGTGAATTGGAGGCGACGTGGCCACCCTGCCGTGCGTGGGAATGCACCTGACCAGGCCAGGCCaggtggaggcgcggcgggacgtgcggcggcccggcgggaggcgcggctgGCCAACGAGCGCTGGCCCTTGGCCGTGAGGAGGGCCGGAGGTGTGGGGGTGGGGGTAGGGggggtggtggcggcgtcgaAGGGCGGTGGCTAAGTGGAGCACGGGGCCGTTGGCCACTAACGTAAGATGGTTTCAGGCAATCTATTTCAAGTTCGAgagtggccttgtttggttagcCTCAACATTCTAGGATTCCTAAAAGAcactttttccaaaaaaaaatctcttaTGTGTGGAGTAcaaaataaagtctatttgcaaaacctcttcagagatggatgtaacttttcgcgacgaatataatgacgataattaagtTATGTTTGGCTATAGTGATACTACAGTTACTTTTCTCTAACCGTGCGgttaaagacctcattagattgtTTATAGTTCCTAGCGCAAGAGTTTTGGaattaattttctaaactagctttgtttgacaccgtaattagtgaACAATAACCAAACAACAACAAGACCAGTAGAGCCCGAACAGCAAAAGCTGCAGTGCGCTCGCAAAGCTTTAATGAGGCTGAGCCTCCACCGTCGCATGTGCTCCCTGCCTCCCTCTCATTCTCtcaggagaaaagaaaaggaggctattcctctctctcccttatcTGCTCATCTCCACACACGAGAGCAAGCAGAGCAGGCGGCGCCCGGCGCTTGCCCACGCGCCAGGGGAGGGccaggcctgcggcggcggtcggctcGCCCGTGCGGTCGCCGGTGGCCTGTGCCCCATACCGCATGCTGGCCCCGCGTCAGGGGCTGCGCCGCTCCGCGGCCGGGGCTGCGTCGAGCCGGTAgccgaggccggcggccggccgcgcgGGGCTCGCAGTTGGGGGCGCCGAGGGCTGCGCCGCTTCGACGGCTGCGCTCGTCCAGGCTGGATCTGCGCCCCGCCGGGCCGAggtccggcggccggcgcgttcCTGGGCTTGGGCAGCCGGGGATGCGtctgctccgcgccgccgcgcgttcGCGCTCGATCTCGAGCATAGCGGCGGAGCTGCGACGCCTGGGACTCCGCcctctcctgctccttcttccAGTTTccttccatggcggcggcgctggcggacgCCTACGCGGCGGGGATACGGCGGGACTGGCCAGATccggcggcctcgagctcggcccgtggcggcggcagccggatCTGGTGGCCTCGACGtccggctagggaggtggcggcgccctcctcgagctccgtcGCGGCCCTCCTCCCCCCCTCCTTCAtggccggcggccgtggcgggttcccgcgcggggccatggcggggAGCAGATCCCCGGCAAGCGGCGAG
This window contains:
- the LOC120692260 gene encoding uncharacterized protein LOC120692260, whose protein sequence is MDPQPLLPGKRRPVAAPAPPSLKAAAPKPKSIATTRAARMAKRSPTGNADAAPQPRPPRRGFGTARSSNTLVEKPLPPLKKPSKMSPPAIQRPSKLSPAAIQKPSKLSPSNPIRATRTSRLAAKPLKKLAPGADREAKTTKRSQRVSFQEAAVGAAAPSGEKTKAYADDTVGHTPMVAMRAGEKPAKELAAETPFFSAQNCSICTLDQLESATYWLAQIHLAESAGKHWVAAAFFRLAFECQAQPIHRIQSELRSYTVRHENAGTSTPLFDELLTAHGRPVNQPKFDTDGCEKMNTPIAINAVGKNIDTVTLKVDECLEFEPGDDLANAGAIFVDKHDEDIMGQTSFQSKLNGSFEFDDSEAVIEDKLDEANFDVLKNAEIEVPCSNEIIQSACRSSTEKLRTRESIPAMASSAGRLSLDNPSDKLSPGVGSSSSKHLSSGSYFDKKSPLSSKRLTSSCPYKKSAFTRDLSSEQMPSGSHYDAKHNAIAGAGDHESKVTQDVASGYPALHDQLKSK